From the genome of Cydia strobilella chromosome 21, ilCydStro3.1, whole genome shotgun sequence, one region includes:
- the LOC134750958 gene encoding zinc finger protein 84-like, translating into MFGCFVSKQANQVSSDSSAARAREQPEMACAVVDERLRDDATVHSEDKPCGYQRIHTGEKPFYHCSYCDYKTHKKQHIQNHLTTHTGDKRHKCSYCDYKCRDRFSLRRHMRKHTGEKPFTCSYCDYKCTLKINLKTHQMIHTGVKPYKCSVCDYRCSRKGNLIIHQRVHTGEKPYKCNHCDYKSSQKSTLRTHEMTHTGEKPFQCSHCDFKCSRKTDLNKHQMIHTEVLRAGIMEHNTPACSMEAEEVCVKAEQGDVCVKTEPEEMYVNTEPSEVCVKAELGEVCVTTEPGEVCVKTEPREVCVNAEPREVCVTTEPGEVCVKTEPKEVCVEIKQGQICVKTESREVCVKTEPGEECVEEAGDVCVKEERRCDDGASSREVSAAAALAGLYTDHKVKDELVMGPEEWHRPKVLPVSSDSSAARAREQPVMACAVVDERLRDDATVHSEDKPCEYQRIHTGEKTLYHCSYCDYKTHKKQHIQNHLTTHTGDKRHKCSHCVYKCRDSSLLRRHMRKHTGEKPFTCSYCDYKCTLKINLKTHQMIHTGAKPYKCSVCDYRCIRKGNLKIHQRVHTGEKPYKCNHCDYKSSQKSTLRTHEMTHTGEKPFQCSHCDFKCSRKTDLNKHQMIHIGVKPFQCSYCDENFSQKPHLKIHLMTHPREKPFECRDCHYICRQKKRFLAHRRTHRREAVHM; encoded by the exons ATGTTTGGATGTTTCGTAAGCAAGCAAGCTAATCAAG TGTCTTCGGACAGTAGCGCCGCCCGCGCCAGGGAACAGCCCGAGATGGCTTGTGCCGTGGTGGACGAGCGCCTCCGCGACGACGCGACTGTTCACAGTGAAGACAAACCATGTGGATACCAGAGGATACACACCGGAGAGAAACCATTCTATCACTGTAGTTACTGTGATTATAAAACTCATAAAAAACAACACATACAAAATCACCTAACAACACACACTGGCGACAAGCGTCATAAATGTAGTTATTGTGACTACAAGTGCAGAGATCGTTTTTCGTTACGAAGACACATGAGGAAACATACTGGCGAGAAACCTTTTACTTGTAGCTACTGTGATTATAAATGCACTctgaaaataaacttaaaaacacacCAGATGATACACACTGGAGTAAAGCCATATAAGTGTAGTGTTTGCGACTACAGGTGCAGTCGAAAAGGAAACTTGATAATACACCAGAGGGTACACACCGGAGAGAAGCCGTACAAGTGTAATCATTGCGATTACAAGAGCAGTCAAAAGTCAACCTTACGTACACACGAAATGACACATACTGGCGAAAAGCCTTTTCAGTGTAGTCACTGCGATTTCAAATGCAGTCGGAAAACAGATTTAAATAAACACCAGATGATACACACTGAG GTACTTCGTGCAGGCATTATGGAGCATAACACGCCAGCGTGcagtatggaggcagaggaggtGTGTGTGAAGGCGGAGCAAGGAGATGTGTGTGTGAAGACAGAGCCAGAAGAGATGTATGTGAATACGGAGCCTAGTGAAGTGTGTGTTAAGGCAGAGCTCGGAGAGGTGTGTGTGACGACAGAGCCCGGAGAGGTTTGCGTGAAAACGGAGCCTAGAGAAGTGTGTGTTAACGCAGAGCCCAGAGAGGTGTGTGTGACCACAGAGCCCGGAGAGGTTTGCGTGAAAACGGAGCCTAAAGAAGTTTGTGTTGAAATAAAGCAGGGACAGATATGTGTGAAGACGGAATCCAGAGAAGTGTGTGTGAAAACTGAGCCCGGAGAGGAGTGTGTTGAAGAGGCCGGAGATGTGTGTGTGAAGGAGGAGCGGAGGTGCGATGACGGTGCGAGCTCGCGCGAAGTGAGCGCGGCAGCCGCACTAGCTGGACTGTATACCGACCATAAGGTCAAGGACGAGCTCGTGATGGGCCCCGAGGAGTGGCACCGCCCGAAAGTGCTTCCAG tgtctTCGGACAGTAGCGCCGCCCGCGCCAGGGAACAGCCCGTGATGGCTTGTGCCGTGGTGGACGAGCGCCTCCGCGACGACGCGACTGTTCACAGTGAAGACAAGCCATGTGAATACCAGAGGATACACACCGGAGAGAAAACATTATATCACTGTAGTTACTGTGATTATAAAACTCATAAAAAACAACACATACAAAATCACCTAACAACACACACTGGCGACAAGCGTCATAAATGTAGTCATTGTGTCTACAAGTGCAGAGACAGTTCTTTGTTACGAAGACACATGAGGAAACACACTGGCGAGAAGCCTTTTACTTGTAGCTACTGTGATTATAAATGCACTctgaaaataaacttaaaaacacacCAGATGATACATACTGGAGCTAAGCCATATAAGTGTAGTGTTTGCGACTACAGGTGCATTCGAAAAGGAAACTTGAAAATACACCAGAGGGTACACACCGGAGAGAAGCCGTACAAGTGTAATCATTGCGATTACAAGAGCAGTCAAAAGTCAACCTTACGTACACACGAAATGACACACACTGGCGAAAAGCCTTTTCAGTGTAGTCACTGCGATTTCAAATGCAGTCGGAAAACAGATTTAAATAAACACCAGATGATACACATTGGGGTAAAGCCATTTCAATGTAGCTACTGTGATGAAAACTTCAGTCAGAAACCACACTTAAAAATACACTTGATGACACATCCTAGAGAGAAACCATTTGAATGTAG